A window of the Flexistipes sp. genome harbors these coding sequences:
- a CDS encoding transposase, translating to MARTKRFKINGDVGYYHVISRTVGGEFLLGDVEKEKLLSVIKQFNSLYFVNIIGYCIMDNHFHLLVKTSSVEDIDNVELKERLSRHNKNISDEITESEIIIYKEKLTDISEYVKSIKMTFSRWYNKRNNRKGYFWGDRFKSVLVESGESLLNMLAYIDLNPVRANICSKPEEYRWCSFSDRLAKSNDDFLSFEGTEIDRIEDYVSFIYGVGKVERKSYQGAEKGRISEDSRPEISLWQHRIRYFSDTLVIGSKGFIEYAYKTFEDKITKKERRAHKIPIDLTHNLYSIRRLNSI from the coding sequence ATGGCAAGGACTAAGCGATTTAAAATTAACGGCGATGTTGGATACTACCATGTGATTTCCCGGACAGTGGGCGGAGAGTTTTTATTGGGTGATGTTGAAAAAGAAAAGCTTCTTTCTGTTATAAAGCAGTTCAACTCATTGTATTTTGTAAACATTATCGGTTATTGTATAATGGACAACCATTTTCACCTTCTCGTAAAAACTTCATCCGTGGAAGATATTGATAATGTAGAACTTAAAGAGCGATTATCCCGCCACAATAAAAATATTTCGGATGAAATCACGGAATCTGAAATAATAATATATAAAGAGAAGCTGACTGACATATCTGAGTATGTAAAATCGATAAAAATGACGTTTTCCAGATGGTACAACAAAAGGAACAACCGAAAAGGCTATTTCTGGGGAGACAGATTTAAGAGTGTACTGGTGGAAAGTGGAGAAAGTCTTTTGAACATGCTTGCCTACATTGATTTAAACCCTGTGCGTGCAAATATCTGCAGTAAGCCTGAAGAATACAGATGGTGCAGTTTTTCAGACAGATTGGCAAAGTCAAACGATGATTTCCTGAGTTTTGAAGGCACTGAGATTGATAGAATTGAAGACTATGTGTCATTTATATACGGTGTGGGTAAAGTTGAGAGGAAAAGTTATCAAGGTGCAGAAAAAGGGAGAATCTCAGAAGATTCCCGACCGGAAATAAGTTTATGGCAGCACAGGATCAGATATTTTTCCGATACGCTTGTTATTGGTTCAAAGGGTTTCATAGAATATGCATACAAAACTTTTGAGGATAAAATAACGAAAAAGGAACGGAGAGCGCACAAAATTCCCATTGATCTCACGCACAATTTATATTCCATACGGCGGCTGAATAGTATTTGA
- a CDS encoding toxin-antitoxin system TumE family protein: protein MKILKLLDNSPVIYSYEIKDFKTFSDGFYIKTEAVLKNKTLLFIREYFDNNERKYSYHWQDANGNLIMRWDNAPHHNNLKTFPHHIHKENKIYENYHIHIEDVLEIIKKNLS, encoded by the coding sequence ATGAAAATATTAAAATTACTGGATAATTCCCCTGTCATTTATTCCTACGAAATTAAGGACTTCAAAACATTCTCAGACGGTTTTTATATAAAAACTGAAGCTGTGCTCAAAAACAAAACCCTTCTGTTTATCAGGGAATATTTTGATAATAATGAAAGAAAATACTCTTACCACTGGCAGGACGCAAACGGAAATCTAATAATGCGTTGGGATAATGCCCCTCATCACAATAATCTAAAAACTTTTCCACACCATATACATAAAGAAAACAAAATTTATGAAAACTACCACATTCACATTGAAGATGTTCTTGAAATAATCAAAAAGAATCTCTCATAA
- the traF gene encoding conjugal transfer protein TraF yields MKKICAFLILILPTFIYAAEYPYFMKSTKALGMGNAHYTINSDQYSAFYNPAGLAFNKDSRVDILNPQFDMGKNAMDFYRDAKDTDWESESEIAKLIRDNIGEYQHAGVSLFPAYYNKNFMIGVFGNARLNAVPRNKVYPNIETEFFVDRGITAGFAGKFLNNDSLSLGANVKLIERESLVETYTAADLAKDDFDQIIEDDLESGTGILGDIGAIYEMKSLPMNPRLGTAVNNIGSTDFGDAKDMKTTLTLSASISPQILFFESDIVIDYVDVTKAYDQDDDLGKRIHVGAELRPTNLQFFALRAGINQGYPTFGASLDFNILKIDYAYYIEEVGAYAGQWDDERHMLQVTLGF; encoded by the coding sequence ATGAAGAAAATTTGTGCTTTCTTAATACTAATACTGCCAACATTTATTTATGCAGCTGAATACCCTTATTTTATGAAATCAACAAAAGCTCTCGGCATGGGTAATGCTCATTATACCATAAACAGCGATCAGTATTCAGCATTTTACAATCCGGCAGGTTTGGCTTTCAACAAGGACTCACGCGTAGACATACTTAATCCACAGTTTGACATGGGAAAAAACGCAATGGATTTTTACCGTGATGCCAAAGATACAGACTGGGAAAGTGAAAGTGAAATAGCAAAATTAATCAGGGACAATATTGGAGAATATCAACACGCCGGTGTAAGTTTATTTCCGGCATATTATAATAAAAATTTTATGATAGGCGTATTCGGCAATGCTCGGTTGAATGCAGTCCCCCGAAACAAAGTGTACCCAAATATCGAGACTGAGTTTTTTGTGGATAGAGGTATAACAGCCGGTTTTGCGGGAAAATTTTTAAACAACGATTCGTTGAGTTTAGGCGCAAACGTTAAATTGATAGAACGGGAATCCCTTGTTGAAACGTATACTGCAGCAGATCTGGCAAAAGACGATTTTGATCAGATCATTGAAGATGATTTAGAAAGCGGAACAGGTATTTTAGGTGATATTGGAGCAATCTATGAAATGAAGAGTTTGCCGATGAATCCGAGATTGGGAACAGCTGTTAACAATATTGGCTCCACCGATTTTGGTGATGCTAAAGATATGAAAACAACACTTACACTTTCAGCATCTATTTCACCTCAAATACTGTTTTTCGAATCAGATATAGTTATAGACTATGTGGATGTGACAAAAGCTTATGATCAGGATGACGACCTTGGCAAAAGAATTCATGTCGGCGCAGAACTACGCCCTACAAACCTTCAGTTTTTTGCTCTTAGGGCGGGGATCAACCAGGGTTATCCCACATTTGGTGCCAGCCTTGATTTCAATATTCTTAAAATAGATTACGCATATTATATAGAAGAAGTTGGAGCATATGCAGGTCAATGGGATGACGAACGGCATATGTTGCAGGTGACTTTGGGCTTTTAG
- the mrtJ gene encoding JDVT-CTERM system glutamic-type intramembrane protease MrtJ, whose product MFTAKKYFVFINSFLGGVIYFTFKLCFFADDFVFNINKFYYFIVIVPILEEWIFRGNIQRILKDKLEKKDKGHRTLFFNTTDSFISVQNIITSVLFASIHLVYSPISHALMVFIPSLIFGLVYDRHQKLIFPVFLHGFYNLNVFII is encoded by the coding sequence ATGTTTACTGCTAAAAAGTATTTCGTTTTTATTAATAGTTTTTTGGGCGGTGTTATCTATTTCACATTTAAACTTTGTTTCTTTGCTGATGACTTTGTTTTCAATATTAACAAGTTTTATTATTTTATTGTTATTGTTCCGATTCTGGAAGAGTGGATTTTCAGAGGAAATATACAGAGGATATTGAAAGACAAATTAGAAAAAAAAGACAAAGGGCACAGAACTTTATTTTTTAATACCACGGATAGTTTTATCTCTGTACAGAATATCATTACTTCTGTGCTGTTTGCATCTATTCACCTTGTTTATTCACCAATTTCTCATGCTTTAATGGTTTTTATCCCTTCATTGATTTTCGGTTTAGTCTATGATAGACATCAAAAATTGATATTTCCTGTTTTTTTGCACGGATTTTATAATTTAAACGTTTTTATTATTTGA
- a CDS encoding PDZ domain-containing protein translates to MLNTKINFIVCSIILAFGAAVFVSGYIDYRFHPPLLDNIPDRIKNSELADEVFNREIVVENNIFSLQTGLAPENTASKNASVQSPNTNKAETPTKSAEEFEGELLGLLAGDGTYLAIVKFEGDVLILRKGVPQKGLELMDVFPDSVNLKYKGDIYSLAFPQQNIPGLNGEAADKVAGQKKGGKNDLHYTISKRYLTNQLQDMNSILRTVFISPHYDNGNFIGYRISRLADSSPLTKVGIKKGDILVQINGQTLDSPNKMLELFSKIDDLTAATIDILRNGQKKTLFIEVES, encoded by the coding sequence ATGCTAAATACAAAGATTAATTTTATTGTTTGTTCGATAATTCTTGCATTCGGAGCTGCAGTTTTTGTTTCAGGATATATTGATTACAGGTTTCATCCGCCACTCCTGGATAATATACCTGATCGCATAAAAAACTCAGAGTTAGCCGATGAAGTTTTCAACAGAGAAATTGTTGTAGAAAATAATATTTTCAGTTTGCAGACCGGTTTGGCACCGGAAAATACTGCTTCAAAGAATGCGTCTGTTCAGTCACCAAACACAAATAAGGCTGAGACTCCCACTAAATCTGCTGAAGAATTTGAAGGTGAACTTTTAGGACTTTTGGCAGGAGATGGTACATATTTAGCCATTGTAAAATTTGAAGGTGATGTATTAATTTTAAGGAAAGGTGTGCCTCAGAAGGGACTGGAACTGATGGACGTTTTCCCGGACAGTGTTAATCTGAAATACAAAGGGGATATATACAGTCTGGCTTTTCCGCAGCAGAATATACCCGGCTTGAACGGAGAGGCAGCTGATAAAGTTGCGGGGCAGAAAAAGGGCGGAAAAAATGATTTGCATTATACGATAAGTAAGCGGTATCTGACCAATCAACTGCAGGATATGAACAGCATATTGCGAACTGTTTTTATATCTCCTCATTATGATAATGGTAATTTCATTGGATACAGAATAAGCAGGCTTGCTGATTCCTCGCCATTGACAAAGGTGGGGATTAAAAAAGGAGATATTCTTGTGCAGATAAACGGACAAACTCTGGATTCTCCGAACAAGATGCTTGAACTTTTCAGCAAGATTGATGATCTGACTGCTGCGACCATAGATATACTGAGGAACGGACAGAAAAAGACACTGTTTATAGAAGTTGAATCGTGA
- the gspD gene encoding type II secretion system secretin GspD — protein sequence MKKFSNVLIITITVLLLSSAANAQINVNLKNVSLKDFVQFVGEFTGKSIVYDERMLRGNISIDSQAKMNKKDLIEIFYTVLSMNNLYAVNKDDYIQILQERDLQDYPDKFVKSPDKDSKDFVTSVITVEGIDLTQVAASVARLKSRLGHVQPVKGINALVVRDSSDRVNKITSVIESLKNVANNMNIKAIQIENTTATSVLQNIKNFFNQLKAQSMVAMDPVLIADDMSNVLIAAANENGMKKIEYIVSKLDSADAQAAASPKVFYLKNAVAADVEKVLNQLLGSIQDPKTKNVVKSNVASDKATNSIIVVGDSELYDKVEKLIDKLDVPRKQVYVEALIMETTLEKGGNFGVEWMAGGGNDDFAGSVGYLNDGAATSFMAPVLEGNSPNFAALPGGFTAGVLGNVITYEGVKFPTLTALVNFVKSASGINILSNPQILTLDNEEAEIFVGENRPFITSTKFDSNNNPIQSYDYRDVGIRLNIQPHISSNNTITLDIKQEVKKVISNASVDAPAPITLTRSTNTTVKLRNNSKLVISGLIKDDSDEINSAVPGLSKIPLIGWLFKSKEKSSQKTNMMVFITAKIISTQSQAENLTEQKFNKAMEFDNKTEQQLREEY from the coding sequence ATGAAAAAATTTTCCAATGTGTTAATTATTACGATTACTGTCCTTTTGTTGAGCAGTGCGGCAAATGCTCAGATAAATGTTAATCTTAAAAATGTTTCTTTAAAAGATTTTGTTCAGTTTGTTGGGGAATTTACCGGCAAATCAATCGTGTACGATGAAAGGATGTTGCGAGGGAATATATCTATAGATTCTCAGGCTAAAATGAACAAAAAAGATCTGATCGAGATTTTTTATACAGTTCTCAGCATGAACAATCTCTATGCTGTAAACAAAGATGATTATATCCAGATTCTTCAGGAAAGAGACCTTCAGGACTATCCGGATAAGTTTGTTAAAAGTCCGGATAAAGACTCCAAAGATTTTGTAACCTCAGTAATCACTGTTGAAGGGATTGATTTGACTCAGGTGGCGGCTTCCGTTGCCAGATTGAAATCCCGGTTGGGACATGTTCAGCCGGTTAAAGGTATTAATGCCCTGGTTGTCAGAGACTCTTCAGACAGAGTGAATAAAATAACCAGTGTTATCGAATCGTTGAAAAATGTGGCAAATAATATGAATATTAAGGCAATCCAGATAGAAAATACCACAGCCACCAGTGTCTTGCAGAATATTAAGAATTTTTTTAACCAGCTAAAAGCCCAGTCAATGGTGGCTATGGATCCTGTGTTAATTGCCGACGATATGTCCAATGTTCTGATAGCCGCAGCAAATGAAAACGGAATGAAGAAAATAGAATACATTGTTTCCAAGCTGGATTCAGCTGATGCCCAGGCTGCAGCATCTCCCAAAGTATTTTACCTGAAAAATGCGGTAGCTGCCGATGTTGAAAAGGTTTTGAATCAGCTTCTCGGCTCTATACAGGATCCAAAAACAAAAAATGTAGTAAAGTCCAACGTAGCCTCTGATAAAGCCACCAACTCAATAATAGTGGTGGGTGACAGTGAATTGTACGACAAGGTCGAAAAACTTATAGATAAATTAGATGTGCCCCGCAAACAGGTTTATGTAGAGGCACTGATAATGGAGACAACTTTGGAGAAAGGCGGCAACTTTGGTGTCGAGTGGATGGCCGGCGGCGGTAATGACGATTTTGCCGGCTCAGTGGGTTATCTGAATGACGGAGCTGCTACCAGTTTTATGGCGCCTGTTTTGGAAGGCAATTCACCCAATTTTGCGGCTCTGCCCGGAGGTTTCACCGCAGGTGTTCTCGGCAATGTAATTACATATGAAGGTGTAAAATTCCCCACATTGACGGCACTGGTTAATTTCGTAAAAAGTGCCAGCGGAATAAATATACTTTCCAATCCCCAGATATTGACCCTTGATAATGAGGAAGCTGAAATTTTTGTCGGTGAAAACAGACCGTTTATCACAAGTACGAAATTCGACTCTAACAATAACCCCATTCAAAGCTATGACTACAGGGATGTGGGTATAAGGTTGAATATTCAGCCCCATATTTCAAGTAATAACACTATTACCCTGGACATTAAGCAGGAAGTGAAAAAAGTTATTTCAAATGCTTCAGTTGATGCTCCGGCTCCCATTACACTCACCAGAAGCACAAATACAACAGTGAAGCTGAGAAATAACAGCAAGCTGGTTATAAGCGGACTGATAAAAGACGATTCGGATGAGATTAATTCGGCGGTGCCGGGGCTTTCAAAAATCCCGTTAATCGGATGGCTTTTTAAATCCAAGGAAAAGTCCAGTCAAAAAACCAATATGATGGTATTTATAACCGCCAAGATTATATCCACTCAATCTCAGGCGGAAAATTTAACGGAACAAAAGTTTAACAAAGCCATGGAGTTTGATAACAAAACAGAGCAGCAATTGAGGGAAGAGTATTAA
- a CDS encoding GspE/PulE family protein, with protein MKTFEEIKEYYFKFPDRSNFIPIFDEEGKNITLYYCDDDGYRKAFLFANTLDLNADFQETDQSFILEKLEDTFEESSAEFEDGEEDFEDVSDILSASYEDAPVIKLVNQIIISAVKAGASDIHFETRANTFLARFRIDGKLRTFKRYPKSLHEAVVARIKVMAMLDVAEGRRPQDGRINVKVGNRNIDMRVSVIPSIYGEKVVLRILEKSKNLLSLDSVGMSEEWVKRFEEHINKPNGIILVTGPTGSGKTTTLYAALLAMNRQERNILTIEDPVEYDVDGITQVQVNNTVGLDFASAIRSFLRQDPDVILVGEIRDDETAKTAVQASLTGHLVLSTLHTNDAPSAVARLIEMDIEPFLISSSLSLVAAQRLVRKNCPHCSETVKVDDDLGSILKNEGIYLNEYKKGKGCQECFDTGYKGRLAIFEFLEINDSIRKLINRQSAAYDIREAAKKSGFKSMFYSGMELVREGITTPEEILATTRIE; from the coding sequence ATGAAAACTTTTGAGGAGATTAAAGAGTACTATTTTAAATTTCCTGATAGAAGCAATTTTATACCTATTTTTGATGAGGAAGGTAAGAATATTACATTATATTACTGTGACGATGACGGTTACAGAAAAGCCTTCCTGTTTGCCAACACTCTTGATCTGAATGCGGATTTCCAGGAGACGGATCAAAGTTTTATTCTGGAAAAACTTGAAGATACCTTTGAAGAAAGTTCTGCCGAGTTTGAAGACGGTGAAGAGGATTTTGAAGATGTAAGTGATATTTTATCAGCTTCATATGAAGATGCACCTGTGATTAAACTGGTGAATCAGATAATTATCAGTGCTGTTAAGGCAGGAGCAAGTGATATTCACTTTGAGACCAGAGCCAATACCTTTCTGGCGAGATTTAGAATTGACGGTAAGCTGAGGACGTTTAAAAGATACCCCAAATCGCTGCATGAAGCTGTGGTTGCCCGGATAAAAGTTATGGCAATGCTTGATGTGGCCGAAGGGAGAAGACCTCAGGACGGCAGAATAAACGTAAAAGTCGGTAATAGAAACATCGACATGCGTGTATCTGTAATTCCTTCTATCTATGGTGAAAAAGTCGTTTTAAGAATTCTTGAAAAATCCAAGAATCTGCTGAGTCTTGACTCTGTGGGCATGTCGGAAGAATGGGTAAAACGCTTTGAAGAGCATATAAATAAACCTAACGGAATCATTCTTGTCACAGGCCCCACGGGAAGCGGTAAAACTACAACACTCTACGCTGCGCTTCTCGCTATGAACAGGCAGGAAAGAAATATTCTGACGATTGAAGATCCGGTGGAATACGATGTGGACGGTATCACCCAGGTTCAGGTTAACAATACTGTCGGACTTGATTTTGCGAGTGCAATCAGGTCGTTTCTGCGACAGGATCCCGATGTGATACTTGTTGGTGAAATCAGGGATGATGAGACGGCCAAAACAGCTGTTCAGGCTTCACTTACTGGCCATCTTGTGCTTTCCACTCTGCATACCAATGATGCTCCTTCTGCTGTTGCCCGGCTTATTGAAATGGATATAGAGCCGTTTCTTATATCTTCATCACTTTCTCTGGTTGCTGCACAAAGGCTGGTTAGAAAAAACTGTCCTCACTGTTCAGAAACGGTGAAAGTTGATGATGATCTCGGTTCAATATTAAAAAATGAAGGAATATATCTGAATGAGTACAAAAAAGGCAAAGGCTGTCAGGAATGTTTTGACACCGGTTATAAAGGAAGACTGGCTATATTTGAATTTCTGGAGATAAACGATTCCATCAGAAAACTTATAAACAGACAGTCCGCAGCTTACGATATAAGGGAAGCCGCTAAAAAAAGCGGTTTTAAGTCTATGTTTTACAGCGGAATGGAGCTGGTTAGAGAAGGGATTACAACTCCTGAAGAAATTTTAGCCACAACCAGGATAGAATAA
- a CDS encoding type II secretion system F family protein, translated as MPTFYYEALDKTGKKVKNTVESASKNALLSELKASGIFPYTVNEIGESKKKFSFSFKLGRSISVADIFFQLSMLIKSSIPLVEALRIVAQNIKKQKVKSILLDISTAVSEGKRFSEALNKHSNYFDEIHIRLIEASEKVGKLSDVLMDIAVYEEERKKAFDKVKSALVYPLTVLIIGLGVVGFLLSYVVPKMNNIFESMNREIPPSTQVMIFVGNFIKEYGFLVLLFFLFLGVLIQYIYRKKESVRVKVDRKVYFINFFREALVGKLSHMISFLLAEGLTLTQAIALSSKTLNNKFLQNNLDEVVEDIKSGKSFSGSAESKKIFPEIFVAAVKTGEKSGELSSILDRIGEFYSKRVDKYTSAFISLIEPLFIVFIGIIVGFIVLSIMGPLFDLNTVVQ; from the coding sequence ATGCCTACGTTTTACTACGAAGCACTGGATAAAACAGGCAAAAAGGTAAAAAATACCGTAGAATCGGCATCAAAGAATGCTCTGCTTAGCGAATTAAAGGCATCGGGAATATTCCCTTACACCGTTAATGAAATCGGTGAATCAAAGAAAAAATTCAGTTTTTCGTTTAAATTAGGCAGATCAATAAGTGTAGCCGATATTTTTTTCCAGCTTTCTATGCTTATAAAAAGCAGTATTCCGCTGGTGGAAGCACTTCGTATTGTCGCCCAGAATATTAAAAAACAGAAGGTGAAAAGCATACTGCTGGATATCTCCACTGCTGTTTCAGAAGGTAAACGTTTTTCTGAAGCCCTCAACAAACACAGCAATTATTTCGACGAAATACATATTAGATTGATAGAAGCCTCCGAAAAAGTTGGTAAACTCAGCGATGTTCTGATGGATATAGCCGTTTATGAGGAAGAGCGCAAGAAGGCCTTTGACAAGGTAAAATCAGCTCTGGTTTACCCGCTGACGGTTCTGATTATCGGTTTGGGAGTTGTCGGTTTTCTGCTGAGCTATGTTGTGCCTAAAATGAATAATATTTTTGAATCTATGAACAGGGAAATACCTCCTTCCACCCAGGTGATGATATTTGTCGGTAATTTTATTAAGGAGTACGGTTTTCTTGTGCTTCTGTTTTTCCTGTTTCTCGGTGTTCTGATTCAGTATATATATCGCAAGAAGGAATCCGTCAGAGTCAAAGTGGACAGAAAGGTTTATTTTATAAATTTTTTCAGGGAAGCACTGGTGGGAAAACTTTCCCATATGATTTCATTTCTGCTGGCTGAGGGGCTGACTCTTACCCAGGCAATAGCTCTTAGCTCCAAAACGCTGAATAACAAGTTTTTGCAAAATAATCTTGATGAAGTGGTGGAAGATATAAAATCGGGTAAAAGTTTTTCCGGTTCTGCCGAAAGTAAAAAAATCTTCCCCGAAATTTTTGTGGCGGCCGTCAAAACCGGGGAAAAATCAGGTGAATTATCAAGTATTCTGGACAGAATAGGTGAGTTTTACAGCAAGAGGGTGGATAAATACACTTCTGCATTCATTTCCCTTATAGAGCCTCTTTTTATTGTCTTTATCGGTATCATTGTCGGTTTTATAGTGCTGTCCATTATGGGGCCTCTTTTCGATTTGAATACGGTTGTTCAGTAG
- a CDS encoding response regulator transcription factor, whose protein sequence is MRILIIEDDLVLGSSVRDYLKSEGENVSLITDDRKIDRFFNFGHYDIVLLDLMLKMKKGESILSQLKKNNPEIPVMIITAKEGIESKEECFKKGADDYIVKPFDPRELLLRVRSVSKRYGCPADRMEIGDLCIDVSGETIFKNGCEVKLTKREWDILYILLINRGNVVSFEKIINYVWGDKPVGTESVRTYIRHLRQYLPEDAIRTYKGRGYMLVGQ, encoded by the coding sequence ATGCGAATTTTGATTATTGAAGATGACTTGGTTTTGGGCTCATCTGTACGGGATTATCTAAAATCCGAAGGTGAAAACGTGTCTCTTATTACAGATGACAGAAAAATCGACAGATTCTTTAACTTCGGACACTACGATATTGTCCTTCTGGATCTTATGCTTAAAATGAAAAAAGGGGAGTCCATACTTTCACAGCTGAAAAAAAATAATCCTGAAATACCTGTAATGATAATTACCGCAAAAGAAGGTATAGAATCCAAAGAGGAGTGTTTTAAGAAAGGAGCTGATGATTATATCGTAAAACCGTTTGATCCGAGAGAGTTGCTGCTTCGGGTCAGATCTGTAAGTAAAAGATACGGCTGCCCGGCGGATAGAATGGAGATAGGGGATTTATGTATAGATGTTTCCGGTGAAACTATTTTTAAAAACGGTTGTGAGGTTAAGCTTACCAAAAGGGAGTGGGATATATTATATATATTACTGATAAACCGCGGCAATGTTGTCAGTTTTGAAAAAATTATAAATTATGTCTGGGGGGATAAGCCGGTGGGAACGGAATCGGTTCGAACCTATATAAGGCATTTGCGTCAGTATCTTCCTGAAGATGCCATCAGAACGTATAAAGGAAGGGGGTATATGCTTGTCGGTCAATAG
- a CDS encoding pilus assembly FimT family protein, which yields MDRKVMTRKGVTLIELLVAIAILVILLAIAVPNYNEWREKNSIENDVHKMYGLLSELRTKAFTEKMNVDFSFNGTNDVLTASYDNSSASVNLQNEFEFVGSDVSIDTRGTYSGSSIKPVSGSTISQVDCISVDDTRIAIGKWNGSCEHE from the coding sequence TTGGATAGAAAAGTAATGACCAGAAAAGGAGTTACTTTAATAGAACTTTTGGTTGCTATTGCCATTTTAGTAATTCTGCTTGCCATCGCTGTACCCAACTATAACGAGTGGCGTGAAAAGAATAGTATAGAAAACGATGTGCACAAAATGTACGGATTATTAAGTGAGCTTAGAACGAAAGCTTTTACCGAGAAAATGAATGTTGATTTTTCCTTTAATGGTACAAATGATGTTTTAACTGCTTCTTATGATAACAGCTCTGCAAGTGTTAATCTGCAAAATGAATTTGAATTTGTTGGAAGTGATGTTAGCATTGATACCAGAGGCACTTATTCAGGATCAAGTATCAAACCGGTTTCAGGTTCTACAATATCGCAGGTGGACTGTATTTCTGTTGATGACACGCGAATTGCTATAGGTAAATGGAACGGGAGCTGTGAACATGAATAA
- a CDS encoding type IV pilus modification PilV family protein, translating into MNKGFTIIELMVAMLIFAVAMLGLVSGAIQVKKISLNNMLRNEAVRIAADTFENARNVIDVNSLDNTGDCAGGCDPAGSDNCTVSRYIRNGNVKFGKIVEVTGSDLKKVEVNVCWDFFGDIKKHSAVSYIRN; encoded by the coding sequence ATGAATAAAGGCTTTACAATAATAGAGCTTATGGTGGCTATGCTTATTTTTGCAGTTGCAATGCTGGGCTTGGTTTCCGGAGCTATTCAGGTGAAAAAAATTAGTCTGAATAATATGCTCAGAAACGAGGCCGTTCGCATTGCTGCTGATACATTTGAAAACGCAAGAAATGTGATTGATGTAAATTCGCTTGACAATACAGGAGATTGTGCTGGTGGATGTGATCCAGCCGGAAGTGATAATTGCACTGTTAGCCGTTATATCAGAAATGGTAATGTTAAATTTGGTAAAATAGTTGAAGTAACCGGTTCTGATTTGAAAAAAGTAGAAGTGAATGTTTGCTGGGATTTTTTTGGCGATATTAAAAAGCATAGTGCAGTTAGTTATATAAGAAACTAA
- a CDS encoding PilW family protein produces MKKGFTLIELLVSMAIFAILIAGVYYTYISLYSDYKHQTVNVESEIENLLGQNIVRLDIEHAGMGVPDNSSINPIEWDNAANHLKIVSSVNSTNQDTLKWALIDCDNGSWTKMSGDDLNDNLTFINVFTLAEDNGSNAWGTCPGNSVYTVYPERTNIAIKLSENTNGDSGYTGELKICNDGTYNLLRGVGVNAGKNDNQGSHIIDCVADFKVTFDYDEDGGGTLDLDEYDLSKSVPNPDKIRAVNVYLLVQEGKYDRNLNFTNNVVGGSYVLQNVNPDGDDITLSLPAGYEHYKWNPIVMKVKPMGLVNDD; encoded by the coding sequence GTGAAGAAAGGTTTTACTTTAATAGAGCTTTTGGTATCGATGGCGATTTTTGCCATTTTGATAGCAGGTGTTTATTACACCTATATTAGCTTGTATAGTGATTACAAACACCAGACCGTTAATGTAGAAAGTGAAATAGAAAACTTATTAGGACAAAATATAGTTAGACTGGATATTGAGCATGCCGGTATGGGTGTGCCGGATAATTCTTCTATAAATCCTATAGAATGGGACAATGCAGCTAACCACCTTAAAATTGTATCATCAGTAAACAGTACAAACCAGGATACTTTGAAATGGGCACTAATAGATTGTGACAATGGCTCATGGACTAAGATGTCGGGCGATGATTTAAACGATAATCTAACATTCATAAACGTTTTTACATTGGCAGAGGATAACGGAAGTAATGCTTGGGGAACTTGCCCCGGCAATTCAGTTTATACGGTTTATCCGGAAAGGACTAACATTGCCATTAAGTTAAGTGAGAATACGAATGGGGATTCCGGTTATACAGGGGAGTTAAAAATATGCAATGACGGCACCTATAATTTACTTCGTGGAGTAGGGGTTAATGCCGGCAAAAATGATAACCAAGGCTCTCATATTATTGACTGTGTGGCTGATTTTAAGGTAACTTTTGATTATGATGAGGATGGCGGCGGTACATTGGATTTAGACGAATATGATCTTAGTAAATCTGTCCCAAATCCTGATAAGATTCGTGCTGTCAATGTATACTTACTTGTGCAGGAAGGGAAGTACGACAGAAACCTTAATTTTACAAATAACGTGGTTGGTGGAAGTTACGTTCTGCAGAATGTTAACCCGGACGGAGATGATATAACTCTCTCTTTACCTGCAGGTTATGAGCATTACAAATGGAACCCTATTGTCATGAAAGTAAAACCTATGGGGCTGGTAAATGATGATTAA